One region of Ferrimicrobium acidiphilum DSM 19497 genomic DNA includes:
- a CDS encoding phage tail protein gives MAQFNLLKNDPLTTTNFYIEIDSAFVTNVTSVDGLNVEIEVADFNERTQKGQLVQHKVMSKPKWNGELTMKRIAPLDSANDDIWKWFNDLRTKGMTATTRTKPRRHGSVVVYDSALTETARWNFYDAWPSKIEFASLEASANDVAVETITLQYEKLERKK, from the coding sequence ATGGCACAGTTCAACCTGTTAAAGAACGACCCGTTAACGACGACCAACTTCTACATCGAGATCGACAGTGCATTCGTCACCAACGTCACCAGCGTTGATGGTCTAAACGTAGAGATCGAGGTCGCTGACTTCAACGAGCGCACCCAGAAGGGTCAGCTCGTCCAACACAAAGTGATGAGTAAGCCAAAGTGGAATGGTGAACTCACCATGAAGCGGATCGCTCCTCTTGATTCTGCCAACGACGACATCTGGAAGTGGTTCAACGACCTACGCACCAAGGGCATGACCGCCACCACCCGTACCAAGCCTCGTCGTCACGGCTCTGTAGTAGTCTATGACTCCGCTCTCACCGAGACCGCACGTTGGAACTTCTACGATGCCTGGCCCTCCAAGATCGAGTTCGCCAGCCTAGAGGCCTCCGCCAACGACGTCGCAGTAGAGACGATCACCCTCCAGTACGAGAAGCTCGAGCGAAAGAAGTAA
- a CDS encoding DUF6760 family protein, with the protein MKHYPIEALWQELIYLAYHLHWNLDQLIDLEHADRARLVQGVAALNARAWDEVRQL; encoded by the coding sequence ATGAAGCACTATCCGATCGAGGCGCTCTGGCAGGAGCTGATTTATCTGGCCTACCATCTTCACTGGAACCTAGATCAGCTCATCGACTTAGAACATGCGGATAGAGCCAGACTTGTTCAGGGCGTTGCTGCGTTAAATGCGAGAGCTTGGGATGAGGTGAGACAACTCTAA
- a CDS encoding phage tail protein: MVTTSGFSGHVPDSSSFLLEVDGTQIGMFAEVSGLEVTVEVATYAEGGENQFVHKLPGRMHWPNIVLRRGICESDALFAWVGKSSGVGFASNKNKLGTSTAAITLIGSDGKRLRAWEVTGAFAVRWVGPQLAVTAAGQPAMEEIELAHQGFKSKTFKP; encoded by the coding sequence ATGGTGACAACATCTGGTTTTAGTGGACATGTACCTGACTCGTCGAGCTTCCTTCTCGAGGTTGACGGGACGCAGATTGGGATGTTTGCAGAGGTCTCCGGGCTTGAGGTGACTGTCGAGGTCGCCACCTATGCAGAGGGAGGCGAGAACCAGTTTGTCCACAAGTTGCCCGGCCGGATGCATTGGCCCAATATCGTGCTTCGACGAGGTATCTGTGAGTCAGATGCCCTCTTCGCGTGGGTAGGAAAATCCTCGGGTGTTGGCTTTGCGTCTAATAAGAACAAGTTGGGGACCAGCACCGCCGCGATCACCCTGATCGGGTCGGACGGCAAGCGGCTACGCGCATGGGAGGTAACCGGTGCGTTTGCTGTGCGTTGGGTCGGTCCACAGCTGGCGGTCACTGCAGCCGGACAGCCCGCCATGGAGGAGATTGAGTTGGCCCATCAGGGCTTCAAGTCAAAGACTTTCAAGCCATGA
- a CDS encoding eCIS core domain-containing protein → MRQDGVTQPGIIAHGVDQRFRWHQRLVKRPLPTVGKLAHGSARFSSLIGRPLSMHSVFRPTHVADARSVPDLPRVVGHPYLQLWRARTLTEERDATDRAAAERDVTERVVTERAAEEMRARSAGILPRVTRGVQDGFAPGSGLLRLQRDVLPVRLLPDVAAVGPVLTAREHTYAIREAQRRPRSSSVQQRRFRPPALTDFDIPRERPATGEAQRPGEQQRRDEQQRRDKEPALPQLSAVDVAHAPSVNAVDLAHAPSVQPPFAPDAQGRSEDGGVSPASGEVVNRSLETQDLPAEGGGSNGPDGSPRPTIDDQQPGLGLASAGAGAVEPPHGGGSGSGPTLARSPEDELLALSMLLLGGLGSSFLQVQAARDGAEHIDRVGPFWQYSSQFPRTSFARGADNLGVVGARLRVGASRTRREDNYRETGPTYTRLERTSAGRQRTGDSYPGTHEDRSVKDFIASAMRPWSPKPSGDQLRSQLAGSALGYPPSGTSTNPQAAGVVAAEARSHPKGSSSSKHHLRDVRDSDGHESSQIVLHTPGATAGLHLGMRRLRTSAGLTPSVGAHPRFLQRLGTTGRGSRGQILRHSGFGTWLGGDSLTEPDLSGFGVLRGAPTIGDTGASDSRLTSGLRRIRPGSTSIARRLSEESKQSYARERNPMTEGMRRQTDFVEALGGRVSDAARPLPAALEPLAKALGITRPVKIRTGPSTASALSRAGRPAATYGGVIHLQRDPDLSPASVELVAHELVHAAEEPKSVASGPRFFRDDRLDSEESRARMVGSLAAGMVGESAMDTRGRRGAFTGIANLDRLPVIGRHRVPMSPVEPTRSTVEVGRGVPVPGQQPEDDSSKALRALFDRFRGAEAGGSTTGGASSPTAGMPPAPPFGAMNPAPSLPGSSQSVASWSPLLPAPMHAEPLSSTALPPRAVPPIPLVAHRSPLAGVVEPHGIRSTQGDHAVNYESHVVDSSSAPRAEEFLDWLVEQVERRVLREMEAQGRRHMPDVL, encoded by the coding sequence ATGAGGCAAGACGGAGTTACCCAACCGGGCATCATTGCTCACGGGGTCGATCAGCGTTTTCGTTGGCACCAGCGACTAGTAAAGCGGCCATTGCCAACTGTGGGCAAACTCGCGCACGGCAGTGCTCGGTTCTCCTCGCTCATCGGTCGTCCACTATCGATGCACTCGGTGTTTCGGCCGACGCATGTTGCCGATGCTAGGAGTGTGCCTGACCTCCCAAGAGTGGTAGGTCATCCGTACCTGCAGCTGTGGCGAGCGCGAACGTTGACCGAGGAGCGAGACGCCACAGATAGAGCCGCTGCCGAGCGAGACGTCACAGAGCGAGTTGTGACAGAGAGAGCCGCTGAGGAGATGCGGGCACGATCAGCAGGCATACTCCCGCGAGTCACTCGAGGTGTCCAGGACGGATTTGCACCCGGTTCAGGTCTCCTTCGACTACAGCGTGACGTTCTCCCGGTCCGTTTGTTGCCCGATGTGGCGGCGGTAGGACCGGTGTTGACGGCCAGGGAGCATACGTATGCCATTAGAGAGGCTCAAAGAAGGCCGAGATCCTCGTCTGTCCAGCAGCGACGATTCCGTCCACCTGCACTCACAGACTTTGACATCCCAAGAGAGCGGCCTGCGACCGGCGAGGCTCAGCGCCCAGGTGAACAACAGCGACGAGATGAACAACAGCGACGAGATAAGGAACCGGCTCTTCCTCAGCTGAGCGCAGTAGATGTCGCTCACGCACCCTCGGTGAACGCGGTGGATTTGGCTCACGCCCCTTCAGTCCAGCCTCCTTTCGCCCCCGATGCTCAGGGGAGATCTGAAGATGGCGGGGTGTCACCAGCGAGTGGCGAGGTAGTCAACCGGAGTTTGGAGACTCAGGATCTGCCAGCTGAAGGCGGAGGATCCAATGGGCCCGATGGAAGCCCTCGGCCAACTATCGATGATCAGCAGCCGGGTCTTGGCCTCGCATCAGCTGGTGCTGGTGCAGTGGAACCTCCCCATGGTGGCGGTTCGGGCTCTGGACCCACGCTTGCCCGATCGCCAGAGGATGAACTCCTTGCCCTCTCCATGCTCCTTCTCGGTGGCCTCGGCTCCTCATTTCTACAGGTCCAAGCAGCGCGAGATGGAGCGGAGCACATCGACAGAGTCGGACCATTCTGGCAGTACTCCAGCCAGTTTCCACGCACTAGCTTTGCGCGCGGTGCTGACAACCTGGGGGTAGTCGGTGCTCGCTTGCGCGTAGGAGCCTCTCGCACCCGACGTGAAGATAACTATCGAGAGACTGGACCTACCTACACCCGTCTTGAGCGAACAAGCGCTGGCCGCCAGCGGACTGGCGACTCCTACCCGGGTACTCATGAGGATCGTAGCGTCAAGGACTTCATCGCGTCGGCCATGCGACCGTGGTCGCCCAAACCATCCGGCGACCAACTTCGGTCACAGTTAGCTGGCTCGGCCCTGGGCTACCCGCCGTCGGGAACGAGTACTAACCCTCAGGCCGCAGGAGTGGTCGCGGCCGAGGCGAGATCTCACCCAAAAGGTAGCTCATCGAGCAAGCACCATCTTCGCGATGTTCGTGACTCTGATGGGCACGAAAGCTCACAGATCGTACTACACACGCCTGGAGCTACCGCTGGCCTGCATCTCGGTATGCGGCGGCTCCGAACGTCGGCTGGCTTGACGCCGAGCGTCGGTGCTCACCCCAGATTTTTGCAGAGGTTGGGCACGACAGGGCGTGGTTCTCGTGGACAGATCTTGCGTCACTCGGGTTTTGGGACTTGGCTCGGAGGCGATTCGTTAACAGAACCTGACCTATCCGGGTTTGGCGTGCTCAGAGGAGCCCCCACTATCGGAGACACCGGGGCCAGCGACTCAAGACTGACCTCGGGCCTACGCCGGATTCGACCTGGGTCGACATCGATCGCTCGCCGACTGAGTGAGGAGTCAAAGCAGTCTTATGCTCGAGAGCGCAATCCGATGACCGAGGGGATGAGGCGGCAGACCGACTTTGTTGAGGCGCTGGGTGGCAGGGTTAGCGATGCTGCACGGCCATTGCCCGCAGCGCTTGAACCGCTGGCCAAGGCGTTGGGGATCACCCGACCAGTCAAGATTCGCACTGGTCCTTCGACCGCTAGCGCGCTGAGTCGAGCCGGAAGACCAGCAGCCACCTACGGCGGCGTGATCCATCTGCAGCGCGATCCGGATCTCTCTCCGGCCTCAGTTGAACTCGTTGCCCATGAGTTGGTTCATGCCGCCGAGGAGCCGAAGTCTGTAGCCAGTGGACCGCGTTTTTTTCGCGACGACCGCCTCGACAGCGAAGAGAGCAGGGCGCGCATGGTGGGATCGCTGGCGGCTGGAATGGTTGGAGAGAGTGCGATGGACACTCGTGGACGTCGGGGGGCATTTACGGGGATCGCGAACCTGGATAGATTGCCGGTAATAGGGCGACATCGGGTGCCAATGTCTCCTGTTGAGCCAACTCGATCGACAGTCGAGGTTGGTCGTGGTGTGCCAGTACCAGGACAACAGCCAGAGGACGACTCCTCCAAGGCGCTTCGGGCGCTCTTTGATCGGTTTCGTGGTGCCGAAGCCGGTGGCTCTACAACCGGAGGAGCGAGCTCGCCCACAGCGGGGATGCCGCCGGCTCCTCCATTTGGGGCGATGAATCCGGCTCCATCACTACCAGGGTCTTCACAATCTGTGGCTTCTTGGTCACCTCTACTCCCGGCACCGATGCACGCTGAACCGCTGTCGTCAACAGCGCTACCCCCGAGAGCGGTGCCTCCGATCCCATTGGTCGCCCACCGCTCACCCTTGGCTGGTGTTGTGGAGCCTCATGGCATTCGTTCAACTCAAGGAGATCATGCAGTGAATTATGAGTCTCATGTAGTCGATTCATCATCGGCACCAAGGGCCGAGGAGTTTCTTGACTGGCTCGTCGAACAGGTTGAGCGCCGGGTTCTGCGCGAGATGGAGGCACAGGGTCGTCGGCACATGCCGGATGTCCTATGA
- a CDS encoding GPW/gp25 family protein: protein MSDERDRLASEDPSFVGRGFQFPMGVDARGGIAMSEGGLATDSAIRVILSTAPSERVMRPAFGCKIWELLFEPVNANTLGLMAQAVRESIAQWEPRVEVEDVSVQQDANEASLVHIHVRYQMRATNDRRNLVYPFYTIPREES, encoded by the coding sequence ATGAGTGATGAGCGTGATCGGCTAGCCTCGGAGGACCCGTCATTTGTTGGTCGAGGCTTTCAGTTCCCGATGGGAGTTGATGCTCGTGGCGGCATCGCGATGTCCGAAGGAGGGCTAGCTACAGATAGCGCTATACGCGTCATCTTGTCGACAGCACCAAGCGAGCGCGTTATGCGACCTGCTTTTGGCTGCAAGATCTGGGAGCTACTCTTCGAGCCGGTGAACGCCAACACGCTAGGTCTGATGGCGCAAGCGGTGCGCGAGTCGATTGCACAGTGGGAGCCGAGAGTAGAGGTCGAGGATGTGAGCGTTCAACAGGATGCGAATGAGGCGAGTCTCGTGCATATACACGTTCGTTACCAGATGAGGGCTACCAACGATCGCCGCAACCTCGTCTACCCCTTCTATACCATCCCCAGAGAGGAGAGCTGA
- a CDS encoding putative baseplate assembly protein has protein sequence MTLPTPELDDRRFQDIVDEAKRLIPRYCPEWTNHNVSDPGVALIELFAWMSESVLYRINQVPDRLYTKFLDLVGITPFPPAVARTDLIFWLSAALDQEVVVPSGTSVATMPGINQAEVLFSTIEDLVIRPPRLIAAKVTMAGSDEQVIDVWNDLRYEDGTVRCFRSEPPAEGDATYFGFANPLGGSVIRLDIGASIEGIGVDPSDPPLLWEAFVGEAWVPMSVRSDTTGGLNRDGAIVLACPRVMTAITFGGARAYWIRVRLLPTRPNQSGYRASPLISSLRVDTLGGTVVAEHASLASRERLGRSDGSPSQQLRLQHFPVLPLREGESLWVTTTEGAQMWSRVDDFASSGPTDRHYVLDLATGVVSFGPRIRYPDGSIRQHGEIPADGAEIAMESYRYGGGAIGNVGADTLTVLRRSVAYIDRVSNPVASTGGVDAESPANAKLRGPMTLRAGQRAVTAFDFERLTMEASAEVARVRCYPPTLVGDPVRLLVVPRLLGRPEDHKLDDFQLSDPLVETISSYLEPRRMIGTTVDISTPFYQGVTVAALVRAFPGRPVTIVQQRVLDLIYGLLDPFVGGPSQDGWPFDADVNASFLAEQLEAVDGVERVEEVLLFEADLRTGLRKGRGREILQLDAQSLFLSLNHQVVVR, from the coding sequence ATGACGCTACCAACCCCGGAACTTGATGATCGGAGGTTCCAGGATATCGTCGATGAGGCGAAGCGTCTGATCCCTAGATACTGCCCGGAGTGGACTAACCATAACGTCTCTGATCCGGGAGTCGCGTTGATTGAACTCTTCGCATGGATGAGCGAATCCGTACTCTACCGTATCAACCAAGTCCCTGACAGACTCTACACTAAGTTCCTCGATCTGGTGGGGATCACCCCGTTTCCACCTGCGGTAGCACGAACTGACCTGATCTTCTGGCTCTCGGCCGCGCTTGACCAGGAGGTTGTGGTGCCATCGGGAACCTCCGTCGCCACCATGCCGGGGATTAATCAAGCCGAGGTGCTCTTCTCAACCATCGAGGACTTGGTGATCCGACCTCCACGATTGATTGCAGCCAAGGTCACGATGGCAGGTAGCGATGAACAGGTGATTGATGTCTGGAATGACCTGCGCTACGAGGATGGAACGGTTCGATGTTTCCGCTCTGAGCCTCCCGCCGAAGGTGACGCGACCTACTTCGGTTTTGCGAATCCGCTTGGAGGTTCGGTCATCCGCCTCGATATTGGGGCATCGATAGAGGGGATTGGGGTTGACCCTTCAGATCCGCCACTCCTGTGGGAGGCATTTGTCGGAGAGGCGTGGGTCCCGATGTCGGTGCGTTCGGATACGACCGGTGGTCTCAACCGCGATGGTGCGATCGTTCTCGCGTGTCCACGTGTTATGACCGCCATCACCTTTGGAGGCGCAAGGGCATACTGGATCAGAGTTCGATTGCTTCCGACGCGCCCGAATCAATCGGGATACCGAGCCTCGCCACTCATCTCCTCGCTACGCGTCGATACCCTCGGCGGGACCGTCGTGGCAGAACACGCGAGTTTGGCGAGCAGAGAACGACTTGGAAGAAGTGACGGGAGTCCGAGTCAACAGCTCCGTCTCCAACATTTTCCGGTCTTGCCGCTCCGCGAGGGCGAGTCGCTTTGGGTGACTACAACCGAGGGTGCGCAGATGTGGAGCCGAGTGGATGATTTTGCCTCCTCGGGGCCAACGGATAGACACTACGTACTCGACCTGGCGACCGGTGTGGTGAGCTTTGGACCGAGGATTCGTTATCCCGACGGCTCCATTCGCCAACACGGGGAGATCCCCGCTGATGGGGCTGAGATCGCGATGGAGAGCTACCGCTATGGGGGCGGTGCGATCGGTAACGTTGGCGCCGATACGCTCACAGTGTTACGAAGATCAGTCGCCTATATCGATAGGGTATCAAATCCTGTAGCCTCAACCGGAGGTGTGGATGCCGAGTCTCCGGCGAATGCGAAGCTGCGTGGACCTATGACGCTACGCGCTGGCCAGAGGGCGGTGACGGCGTTCGATTTTGAGCGACTGACGATGGAGGCATCTGCAGAGGTAGCTAGGGTTCGATGTTACCCCCCGACGTTGGTGGGAGACCCGGTGCGCCTACTGGTGGTCCCGCGGTTACTTGGAAGACCAGAGGATCATAAGCTCGATGACTTTCAACTATCGGATCCGCTGGTGGAGACGATCTCGTCTTACTTGGAGCCTCGGCGGATGATCGGGACGACCGTCGATATCTCAACCCCTTTCTATCAGGGAGTCACGGTTGCAGCGTTAGTTCGCGCCTTCCCAGGCCGTCCAGTCACGATAGTTCAGCAACGAGTGCTTGACCTTATCTATGGACTATTGGATCCTTTCGTTGGCGGGCCGAGCCAGGATGGCTGGCCGTTTGATGCTGACGTTAACGCATCTTTCCTGGCAGAACAGCTAGAGGCGGTCGACGGAGTGGAACGAGTTGAAGAGGTATTGCTTTTTGAGGCTGACTTGCGCACCGGGCTTCGCAAAGGGCGCGGACGTGAGATCCTCCAGCTCGATGCTCAATCGTTGTTTCTGTCGTTGAACCATCAAGTAGTGGTTCGTTAG
- a CDS encoding phage tail protein, translating to MRRDNWLLNQLPMGMADDDFFVRFVSIFQELSTTFLEDADTIDYIVDPTVAPVPLLPWLASWLGVSWIDSSLPESDQRRLLHHLSEAFGWRGTVRGLRTVLEAVTGAPVTIEETGGVRRHRDEPCPTPSVRIRTASTGWLSDRNFVELVQDELPVSVVFQLEVSGRQLWPRDS from the coding sequence ATGCGACGAGACAATTGGTTACTCAACCAGCTGCCGATGGGTATGGCCGATGATGATTTCTTCGTCCGGTTTGTGTCAATCTTCCAGGAGCTTTCCACCACCTTTCTCGAGGATGCTGACACCATCGATTACATCGTCGATCCGACCGTTGCTCCGGTTCCACTGCTGCCCTGGCTAGCCTCTTGGCTCGGAGTGTCGTGGATAGACTCATCGCTCCCAGAATCTGACCAACGCCGGCTCCTCCACCATCTAAGCGAAGCCTTCGGTTGGCGAGGTACGGTCCGCGGTCTGAGGACGGTGCTCGAGGCGGTCACCGGAGCTCCAGTGACCATCGAGGAGACCGGCGGAGTACGTCGACACCGGGATGAGCCCTGTCCGACACCCTCTGTTCGGATTCGGACGGCATCGACTGGATGGTTGAGTGACCGCAACTTTGTAGAGCTCGTCCAAGACGAGCTACCTGTGTCGGTCGTCTTTCAACTCGAGGTTAGCGGTCGTCAACTGTGGCCGAGAGATAGCTGA
- a CDS encoding amidohydrolase family protein, which produces MPTPHSQHEELSAAIDELALIDHHCHSLFSTPLTDQQVEDHLTESPDARAARTTTFDSNLGLATLRWAGPLLGLDPPVSREAYLEARRSIAPRDLISKSLAAAGVSDLLVDTGFHPDDLVNLEELSKLSPARVHEIARIETRAEELLAATDSPEQFLQAWPELLANLDPNVVGLKSVAAYRCGLDLAGTHPSRAEVLFALGHQLQQRPLRLTDPTVISYLVITAIEITRLPVQFHIGIGDPDVRLATGHPGHLQNLIEFALRLETPICLLHCYPYHREAALLAHDYPNVYLDLGLALNFVGPRASEILSETLELAPYAKLLYSSDAFGLAELNYLGALQFRRSLTDHLTLLVEDDYLSLDTALRLATLMGRETAKTVYRLPTT; this is translated from the coding sequence TTGCCAACTCCCCACTCTCAGCACGAAGAGCTAAGCGCAGCCATCGACGAGCTAGCACTCATCGATCACCACTGCCATAGCCTCTTCTCCACCCCACTGACAGATCAACAGGTCGAGGACCATCTAACCGAGTCCCCCGACGCGCGAGCGGCACGCACCACAACCTTTGACTCCAACCTTGGGCTCGCCACCCTCCGCTGGGCTGGGCCGTTGTTGGGGCTAGATCCTCCTGTCTCCAGGGAGGCCTACTTAGAGGCGCGACGATCGATCGCTCCCCGTGATCTGATCAGTAAGTCGCTTGCCGCAGCAGGGGTGAGCGACCTTCTCGTCGATACCGGTTTTCATCCCGACGATCTTGTCAATCTCGAGGAACTCTCAAAGCTAAGCCCGGCGAGAGTCCATGAGATCGCCCGCATCGAGACTCGAGCCGAGGAGCTGCTTGCTGCGACCGACTCACCTGAACAGTTCCTGCAAGCCTGGCCAGAGCTGCTTGCAAACCTTGATCCGAACGTCGTTGGTCTCAAGTCGGTCGCCGCCTATCGATGTGGACTCGATCTCGCTGGAACCCACCCATCGCGTGCAGAGGTGCTCTTCGCACTTGGTCATCAGCTCCAACAACGGCCTCTTCGCCTTACCGATCCGACGGTCATCAGCTACCTCGTCATTACCGCGATCGAGATCACCCGCTTGCCGGTCCAGTTTCATATCGGCATCGGCGACCCCGACGTGCGTCTGGCCACCGGACATCCTGGTCATCTTCAAAATTTGATTGAGTTTGCGCTTCGACTTGAGACACCGATCTGTCTGCTCCACTGTTATCCCTATCACCGCGAAGCTGCACTCCTCGCCCATGACTACCCGAACGTCTACTTGGACCTAGGACTCGCACTCAATTTTGTTGGGCCGCGTGCTAGCGAGATTTTGAGTGAGACGCTGGAGCTAGCGCCGTATGCAAAGCTTCTCTACTCCTCCGACGCCTTTGGCCTCGCTGAACTCAACTACCTTGGTGCACTCCAGTTTCGGCGATCGCTTACCGACCATCTCACCTTGCTGGTCGAAGACGACTACCTATCACTCGATACCGCCCTTCGGCTTGCGACACTGATGGGAAGAGAGACGGCCAAGACCGTGTACCGGTTACCAACAACCTAG